One window of Channa argus isolate prfri chromosome 4, Channa argus male v1.0, whole genome shotgun sequence genomic DNA carries:
- the LOC137125494 gene encoding NLR family CARD domain-containing protein 3-like isoform X1 translates to MDQCEDREEGDPPSKTTLCGEPESQTKAQRPEKLHRPDSAVPGPEPSCVSLKSDWSMKEPLRFRQSDDGRVDQQSSEVPSSQSVQQHQTHLDSIFMLLEDNIVTFVKNELKKIQKSLSPDYPECLESQREDEEVLDGEDEEQRRSSRESFLKITVNFLRRMKQEELADCLQSKSPAMCQLNLKSNLKQKFQCVFEGIAKAGNPTLLNQIYTELYITEGGTGEVNDEHEVRQIETASRKPVKPETTIRQEDIFKASPGRDGRIRRVMTKGVAGIGKTVSAQKFTLDWAEDKANQDIQFTFPLTFRELNVLKEKKFSLVELVHLFFPETKGISRFEKFQVVFIFDGLDECRLPLDFHNNEILTDVTESTSVDVLLTNLIRGNLLPSARLWITTRPAAANQIPPECVDMVTEVRGFTDPQKEEYFRKRFGDENQASRIISHIKTSRSLHIMCHIPVFCWITATVLGNVWNAREEGELPKTLTEMYIHFLVVQSKLKNIKYDGGAETDPHWSPENKKMIESLGKLAFEQLQKGNLIFYESDLTECGIDIRAASVYSGVFTQIFIEERGLYQDKVFCFVHLSVQEFLAALHVHLTFIRSGVNLLSETTSEKLQIRKNKPALTDLYQSAVDKALESPNGHLDLFLRFLLGLSLVTNQTLLQGLRTKTKNTSDVNQVCTLQYIKGKIEENPCPERSINLFHCLNELNDCSLVEQIQQYLRSGSLSTNKLSPAQWSALVFILLSSEKDLNVFDLKKYSASEEALLKLLPVVKASKKAVLSGCNLSERSCEALSSVLSFQSSSLRELDLSNNDLNDSGLKLLSAGLETPQCKLETLRLSGCLVTEEGCASLASALSSNPSHLRELDLSYNHPGDSGVKLLSAGLKDPQWRLDTLRVEPAGIHWLKPGLRKYFCRLTIDTNTVNRKLQLSDNNRKVTRVVEDQSYPDHQDRFDWRPQLLCRNVLTGRCS, encoded by the exons AGTGgaccagcagagctcagaggttcccAGTAGTCAGTCTgtccagcagcatcaaacacacctggactccatatttatg ctgctggaggacaacattgtcacttttgtgaagaacgAGCTGAAGAAGATCCAGAAGAGTCTGAGTCCAGATTACCCAGAATGCttagagagtcagagggaggatgaggaagtgttggatggtgaggatgaagagcagaggaggagcagcagagagtcatttctgaagatcacagtgaacttcctgaggagaatgaagcaggaggagctggctgactgtctgcagagca agTCTCCTGCCATGTGTCAGCTGAACCTAAAATCTAACCTGAAGCagaagttccagtgtgtgtttgagggcatcgctaaagcaggaaacccaacccttctgaatcagatctacacagagctctacatcacagagggagggactggagaggtcaatgatgaacatgaggtcagacagattgaaacagcatccaggaaaccagtcaaaccagaaacaacaatcagacaagaagacatctttaaagcctcacctggaagagatggacgaatcagaagagtgatgacaaagggagtggctggcattgggaaaacagtctcagcacagaagttcactctggactgggctgaagacaaagccaaccaggacatacagttcacatttccattgactttcagagagctgaatgtgctgaaagagaaaaagttcagcttggtggaacttgttcatctcttctttcctgaaaccaaaggaatcagcaggtttgaaaagttccaggttgtgttcatctttgatggtctggatgagtgtcgacttcctctggacttccacaacaatgagatcctgactgatgtcaCAGAGTCcacttcagtggatgtgctgctgacaaacctcatcagggggaatctgcttccctctgctcgcctctggatcaccacacgacctgcagcagccaatcagatccctcctgagtgtgttgacatggtgacagaggtcagagggttcactgacccacagaaggaggagtacttcaggaagagattcgGAGATGAAAAccaggccagcagaatcatctcccacatcaagacatcacgaagtctccacatcatgtgccacatcccagtcttctgctggatcactgctacagttctggggAATGTGTGGAATGccagagaggaaggagagctgcccaagaccctgactgagatgtacatccacttcctagtggttcagtccaaactgaagaacatcaagtatgatggaggagctgagacagatccacactggagtccagagaacaagaagatgattgagtctctgggaaaactggcttttgagcagctgcagaaaggaaacctgatcttctatgaatcagacctgacagagtgtggcatcgatatcagagcagcctcagtgtactcaggagtgttcacacagatctttatagaggagagaggactgtaccaggacaaggtgttctgtttcgtccatctgagtgttcaggagtttctggctgctcttcatgtccatctgacttTCATCAGGtctggagtcaatctgctgtcagaaaCAACCTCAGAGAAgttacaaataagaaaaaacaaacctgcatTGACAGACCTCTACCAGAGTGCTGTAGACAAGGCCTTAGAGAGTCCAAATGGACACTTGGACTTGTTCCTTCGATTTCTCCTGGGCCTGTCACTGGTGACCAATCAGACCCTGTTACAAGGTCTtcgaacaaaaacaaaaaatacctCAGATGTGAATCAGGTATGTACGCTCCAGTACATCAAAGGTAAGATCGAGGAGAACCCTTGTCCAGAAagaagcatcaacctgttccactgtctgaatgaactgaatgattgtTCTCTAGTGGAGCAGATCCAACAGTACCTGAGAtcaggaagtctctccacaaataaactgtctcctgctcagtggtcagctctggtcttcatcttactgtcatcagaaaaagatctgaacgtgtttgacctgaagaaatactctgcttcagaggaggctctgcTGAAGCTGCTGCCTGTGGTCAAAGCCTCAAAGAAAGCTGT actgagtggctgtaacctctcagagagaagctgtgaagctctgtcctcagttctcagcttccagtcctctagtctgagagagctggacctgagtaacaacgACCTGAACGACTCAGGATTGAAGCttctgtctgctggactggagacTCCACAGTGTAAactggagactctcag actgtcaggttgtctggtcacagaggaaggttgtgcttctctggcctcagctctgagctccaacccctcccatctgagagaactggacctgagctacaatcatccaggagactcaggagtgaagctgctgtctgctggattGAAGGATCCACAGtggagactggacactctcag AGTGGAGCCTGCTGGAATCCACTGGTTAAAACCAGGTCTGCGGAAGT ATTTCTGTCGACTCACAatcgacacaaacacagtgaacaggaaactacaactgtctgacaacaacaggaaggtgacacgTGTGGTGGAGGATCAGTCGTATCCTGATCATCAGGACAGATTTGACTGGAGacctcagctgctgtgtagaaatgttctgaCCGGTCGCTGTAGCtga
- the LOC137125494 gene encoding NLR family CARD domain-containing protein 3-like isoform X2, protein MDQCEDREEGDPPSKTTLCGEPESQTKAQRPEKLHRPDSAVPGPEPSCVSLKSDWSMKEPLRFRQSDDGRVDQQSSEVPSSQSVQQHQTHLDSIFMLLEDNIVTFVKNELKKIQKSLSPDYPECLESQREDEEVLDGEDEEQRRSSRESFLKITVNFLRRMKQEELADCLQSKSPAMCQLNLKSNLKQKFQCVFEGIAKAGNPTLLNQIYTELYITEGGTGEVNDEHEVRQIETASRKPVKPETTIRQEDIFKASPGRDGRIRRVMTKGVAGIGKTVSAQKFTLDWAEDKANQDIQFTFPLTFRELNVLKEKKFSLVELVHLFFPETKGISRFEKFQVVFIFDGLDECRLPLDFHNNEILTDVTESTSVDVLLTNLIRGNLLPSARLWITTRPAAANQIPPECVDMVTEVRGFTDPQKEEYFRKRFGDENQASRIISHIKTSRSLHIMCHIPVFCWITATVLGNVWNAREEGELPKTLTEMYIHFLVVQSKLKNIKYDGGAETDPHWSPENKKMIESLGKLAFEQLQKGNLIFYESDLTECGIDIRAASVYSGVFTQIFIEERGLYQDKVFCFVHLSVQEFLAALHVHLTFIRSGVNLLSETTSEKLQIRKNKPALTDLYQSAVDKALESPNGHLDLFLRFLLGLSLVTNQTLLQGLRTKTKNTSDVNQVCTLQYIKGKIEENPCPERSINLFHCLNELNDCSLVEQIQQYLRSGSLSTNKLSPAQWSALVFILLSSEKDLNVFDLKKYSASEEALLKLLPVVKASKKAVLSGCNLSERSCEALSSVLSFQSSSLRELDLSNNDLNDSGLKLLSAGLETPQCKLETLRLSGCLVTEEGCASLASALSSNPSHLRELDLSYNHPGDSGVKLLSAGLKDPQWRLDTLRFLSTHNRHKHSEQETTTV, encoded by the exons AGTGgaccagcagagctcagaggttcccAGTAGTCAGTCTgtccagcagcatcaaacacacctggactccatatttatg ctgctggaggacaacattgtcacttttgtgaagaacgAGCTGAAGAAGATCCAGAAGAGTCTGAGTCCAGATTACCCAGAATGCttagagagtcagagggaggatgaggaagtgttggatggtgaggatgaagagcagaggaggagcagcagagagtcatttctgaagatcacagtgaacttcctgaggagaatgaagcaggaggagctggctgactgtctgcagagca agTCTCCTGCCATGTGTCAGCTGAACCTAAAATCTAACCTGAAGCagaagttccagtgtgtgtttgagggcatcgctaaagcaggaaacccaacccttctgaatcagatctacacagagctctacatcacagagggagggactggagaggtcaatgatgaacatgaggtcagacagattgaaacagcatccaggaaaccagtcaaaccagaaacaacaatcagacaagaagacatctttaaagcctcacctggaagagatggacgaatcagaagagtgatgacaaagggagtggctggcattgggaaaacagtctcagcacagaagttcactctggactgggctgaagacaaagccaaccaggacatacagttcacatttccattgactttcagagagctgaatgtgctgaaagagaaaaagttcagcttggtggaacttgttcatctcttctttcctgaaaccaaaggaatcagcaggtttgaaaagttccaggttgtgttcatctttgatggtctggatgagtgtcgacttcctctggacttccacaacaatgagatcctgactgatgtcaCAGAGTCcacttcagtggatgtgctgctgacaaacctcatcagggggaatctgcttccctctgctcgcctctggatcaccacacgacctgcagcagccaatcagatccctcctgagtgtgttgacatggtgacagaggtcagagggttcactgacccacagaaggaggagtacttcaggaagagattcgGAGATGAAAAccaggccagcagaatcatctcccacatcaagacatcacgaagtctccacatcatgtgccacatcccagtcttctgctggatcactgctacagttctggggAATGTGTGGAATGccagagaggaaggagagctgcccaagaccctgactgagatgtacatccacttcctagtggttcagtccaaactgaagaacatcaagtatgatggaggagctgagacagatccacactggagtccagagaacaagaagatgattgagtctctgggaaaactggcttttgagcagctgcagaaaggaaacctgatcttctatgaatcagacctgacagagtgtggcatcgatatcagagcagcctcagtgtactcaggagtgttcacacagatctttatagaggagagaggactgtaccaggacaaggtgttctgtttcgtccatctgagtgttcaggagtttctggctgctcttcatgtccatctgacttTCATCAGGtctggagtcaatctgctgtcagaaaCAACCTCAGAGAAgttacaaataagaaaaaacaaacctgcatTGACAGACCTCTACCAGAGTGCTGTAGACAAGGCCTTAGAGAGTCCAAATGGACACTTGGACTTGTTCCTTCGATTTCTCCTGGGCCTGTCACTGGTGACCAATCAGACCCTGTTACAAGGTCTtcgaacaaaaacaaaaaatacctCAGATGTGAATCAGGTATGTACGCTCCAGTACATCAAAGGTAAGATCGAGGAGAACCCTTGTCCAGAAagaagcatcaacctgttccactgtctgaatgaactgaatgattgtTCTCTAGTGGAGCAGATCCAACAGTACCTGAGAtcaggaagtctctccacaaataaactgtctcctgctcagtggtcagctctggtcttcatcttactgtcatcagaaaaagatctgaacgtgtttgacctgaagaaatactctgcttcagaggaggctctgcTGAAGCTGCTGCCTGTGGTCAAAGCCTCAAAGAAAGCTGT actgagtggctgtaacctctcagagagaagctgtgaagctctgtcctcagttctcagcttccagtcctctagtctgagagagctggacctgagtaacaacgACCTGAACGACTCAGGATTGAAGCttctgtctgctggactggagacTCCACAGTGTAAactggagactctcag actgtcaggttgtctggtcacagaggaaggttgtgcttctctggcctcagctctgagctccaacccctcccatctgagagaactggacctgagctacaatcatccaggagactcaggagtgaagctgctgtctgctggattGAAGGATCCACAGtggagactggacactctcag ATTTCTGTCGACTCACAatcgacacaaacacagtgaacaggaaactacaactgtctga
- the LOC137125494 gene encoding NLR family CARD domain-containing protein 3-like isoform X3 codes for MDQCEDREEGDPPSKTTLCGEPESQTKAQRPEKLHRPDSAVPGPEPSCVSLKSDWSMKEPLRFRQSDDGRVDQQSSEVPSSQSVQQHQTHLDSIFMLLEDNIVTFVKNELKKIQKSLSPDYPECLESQREDEEVLDGEDEEQRRSSRESFLKITVNFLRRMKQEELADCLQSKSPAMCQLNLKSNLKQKFQCVFEGIAKAGNPTLLNQIYTELYITEGGTGEVNDEHEVRQIETASRKPVKPETTIRQEDIFKASPGRDGRIRRVMTKGVAGIGKTVSAQKFTLDWAEDKANQDIQFTFPLTFRELNVLKEKKFSLVELVHLFFPETKGISRFEKFQVVFIFDGLDECRLPLDFHNNEILTDVTESTSVDVLLTNLIRGNLLPSARLWITTRPAAANQIPPECVDMVTEVRGFTDPQKEEYFRKRFGDENQASRIISHIKTSRSLHIMCHIPVFCWITATVLGNVWNAREEGELPKTLTEMYIHFLVVQSKLKNIKYDGGAETDPHWSPENKKMIESLGKLAFEQLQKGNLIFYESDLTECGIDIRAASVYSGVFTQIFIEERGLYQDKVFCFVHLSVQEFLAALHVHLTFIRSGVNLLSETTSEKLQIRKNKPALTDLYQSAVDKALESPNGHLDLFLRFLLGLSLVTNQTLLQGLRTKTKNTSDVNQVCTLQYIKGKIEENPCPERSINLFHCLNELNDCSLVEQIQQYLRSGSLSTNKLSPAQWSALVFILLSSEKDLNVFDLKKYSASEEALLKLLPVVKASKKAV; via the exons AGTGgaccagcagagctcagaggttcccAGTAGTCAGTCTgtccagcagcatcaaacacacctggactccatatttatg ctgctggaggacaacattgtcacttttgtgaagaacgAGCTGAAGAAGATCCAGAAGAGTCTGAGTCCAGATTACCCAGAATGCttagagagtcagagggaggatgaggaagtgttggatggtgaggatgaagagcagaggaggagcagcagagagtcatttctgaagatcacagtgaacttcctgaggagaatgaagcaggaggagctggctgactgtctgcagagca agTCTCCTGCCATGTGTCAGCTGAACCTAAAATCTAACCTGAAGCagaagttccagtgtgtgtttgagggcatcgctaaagcaggaaacccaacccttctgaatcagatctacacagagctctacatcacagagggagggactggagaggtcaatgatgaacatgaggtcagacagattgaaacagcatccaggaaaccagtcaaaccagaaacaacaatcagacaagaagacatctttaaagcctcacctggaagagatggacgaatcagaagagtgatgacaaagggagtggctggcattgggaaaacagtctcagcacagaagttcactctggactgggctgaagacaaagccaaccaggacatacagttcacatttccattgactttcagagagctgaatgtgctgaaagagaaaaagttcagcttggtggaacttgttcatctcttctttcctgaaaccaaaggaatcagcaggtttgaaaagttccaggttgtgttcatctttgatggtctggatgagtgtcgacttcctctggacttccacaacaatgagatcctgactgatgtcaCAGAGTCcacttcagtggatgtgctgctgacaaacctcatcagggggaatctgcttccctctgctcgcctctggatcaccacacgacctgcagcagccaatcagatccctcctgagtgtgttgacatggtgacagaggtcagagggttcactgacccacagaaggaggagtacttcaggaagagattcgGAGATGAAAAccaggccagcagaatcatctcccacatcaagacatcacgaagtctccacatcatgtgccacatcccagtcttctgctggatcactgctacagttctggggAATGTGTGGAATGccagagaggaaggagagctgcccaagaccctgactgagatgtacatccacttcctagtggttcagtccaaactgaagaacatcaagtatgatggaggagctgagacagatccacactggagtccagagaacaagaagatgattgagtctctgggaaaactggcttttgagcagctgcagaaaggaaacctgatcttctatgaatcagacctgacagagtgtggcatcgatatcagagcagcctcagtgtactcaggagtgttcacacagatctttatagaggagagaggactgtaccaggacaaggtgttctgtttcgtccatctgagtgttcaggagtttctggctgctcttcatgtccatctgacttTCATCAGGtctggagtcaatctgctgtcagaaaCAACCTCAGAGAAgttacaaataagaaaaaacaaacctgcatTGACAGACCTCTACCAGAGTGCTGTAGACAAGGCCTTAGAGAGTCCAAATGGACACTTGGACTTGTTCCTTCGATTTCTCCTGGGCCTGTCACTGGTGACCAATCAGACCCTGTTACAAGGTCTtcgaacaaaaacaaaaaatacctCAGATGTGAATCAGGTATGTACGCTCCAGTACATCAAAGGTAAGATCGAGGAGAACCCTTGTCCAGAAagaagcatcaacctgttccactgtctgaatgaactgaatgattgtTCTCTAGTGGAGCAGATCCAACAGTACCTGAGAtcaggaagtctctccacaaataaactgtctcctgctcagtggtcagctctggtcttcatcttactgtcatcagaaaaagatctgaacgtgtttgacctgaagaaatactctgcttcagaggaggctctgcTGAAGCTGCTGCCTGTGGTCAAAGCCTCAAAGAAAGCTGTGTAA